From one Lycium ferocissimum isolate CSIRO_LF1 chromosome 5, AGI_CSIRO_Lferr_CH_V1, whole genome shotgun sequence genomic stretch:
- the LOC132056188 gene encoding LOW QUALITY PROTEIN: pentatricopeptide repeat-containing protein At5g16860-like (The sequence of the model RefSeq protein was modified relative to this genomic sequence to represent the inferred CDS: inserted 1 base in 1 codon), producing the protein MLVPSSLHSALLHFPFKSTSFFAFFSSSTPLHRTTTPPSSFTHLLKQCKSCIKAKLVIIGAFSPSANPTTWSSHVVFWWNNLIKRSVILRHHETALSLFREMLRLDWKPDGYTYPYVLKACGEIKSLICGESVHGMVLLSGLDSNVFVCNGVIAMYGKCGLLGHARQVFDEILVRGTADVISWNSIVAAYVQKDEDRXVLELFDEMVSLNSFELRPDAVSLVNVFPACGSMGVWRRGKQLHGYAIRRCLHEDVFVGNAVVDMYAKCKRLDDANKVFELMEVKDVVSWNALVTGYSQIGRFDEALGLFERMREEEIDLNVVTWSAVISGYAQRDLGYEALNIFKEMMLSRAEPNVITLVSVLSGCASIGALCQGKETHCYAIKRMLSLEGSNAEEELMVINALIDMYAKCKEMKVAQAMFDDIDRRDRNVVTWTVMIGGHAQHGDANDALELFSAMLKDEYSVIPNAYTISCALVACARLSSLRIGRQIHAYVLRQGYEPTMVFVANCLIDMYAKSGDVDAARLVFDNMSQRNTVSWTSLMTGYGMHGRGDEALEVFNMMRGAGLPIDGVTFLVVLYACSHSGMVDEGMNYFNNMKGDFGVVPGAEHYACMIDILGRAGRLDEAMKLTERMPMEPTSVVWVALLSACRVHKNVDLAEHAAAKLSDLESENDGTYTLLSNIYANAKRWKDVARVRSLMKHSGIRKRPGCSWVQGKKETVTFFVGDRSHPMSEKIYDLLEDLIHRIKAMGYIPETSFALHDVDDEEKGDLLVEHSEKLALAYGILTSAPGVPIRITKNLRVCGDCHTAMTYISKIIEHEIILRDSSRFHHIKNGSCSCRGFW; encoded by the exons ATGCTTGTTCCCTCGTCATTACACTCAGCTCTACTTCACTTTCCCTTCAAATCCACCTCCTTTTTCGCTTTCTTCTCTTCCTCAACACCATTACACAGAACAACaactcctccttcttcttttacCCACTTACTCAAACAATGCAAATCTTGTATCAAAGCCAAACTCGTCATCATCGGCGCTTTTTCACCCTCAGCAAACCCCACAACATGGTCATCCCATGTTGTTTTCTGGTGGAACAACCTCATCAAACGCAGTGTTATTCTCCGACATCACGAAACTGCCTTATCCCTCTTTAGAGAAATGTTAAGACTTGATTGGAAACCTGATGGCTACACATATCCGTATGTACTTAAAGCGTGCGGTGAGATTAAGTCTCTAATTTGCGGTGAATCTGTACATGGAATGGTTTTACTATCTGGGTTGGACTCAAATGTGTTTGTATGTAATGGGGTTATAGCTATGTACGGGAAATGTGGGTTGTTGGGTCATGCACGCCAGGTGTTTGATGAAATTCTTGTGAGAGGAACTGCTGATGTTATTTCGTGGAATTCGATTGTGGCGGCTTATGTACAGAAGGATGAGGATA AAGTATTGGAATTGTTTGATGAGATGGTTTCGTTGAATAGTTTTGAGTTGCGACCTGATGCTGTTAGTTTAGTTAATGTGTTTCCGGCTTGTGGTTCTATGGGGGTGTGGAGACGAGGGAAACAACTTCATGGTTATGCGATTCGGAGATGTTTACATGAGGATGTGTTTGTGGGAAATGCGGTTGTTGATATGTATGCGAAATGCAAGCGTTTGGATGATGCTAACAAGGTTTTCGAGCTAATGGAGGTGAAAGATGTGGTTTCTTGGAACGCGTTGGTAACTGGGTACTCTCAGATAGGACGGTTTGATGAGGCTTTGGGACTGTTTGAGAGAATGAGGGAAGAAGAGATTGATTTGAATGTTGTGACATGGAGTGCTGTGATTTCGGGGTATGCACAGAGGGATTTAGGCTATGAAGCGCTCAATATCTTTAAGGAGATGATGCTTTCTCGGGCAGAGCCAAATGTCATCACTCTTGTTTCTGTGCTTTCAGGTTGTGCTTCTATTGGAGCACTGTGTCAAGGGAAGGAAACTCATTGCTATGCCATTAAAAGAAtgttgagtttggaaggaagCAATGCTGAGGAGGAACTCATGGTGATTAATGCTCTGATTGACATGTATGCAAAGTGCAAGGAGATGAAAGTTGCTCAGGCCATGTTTGATGATATTGACAGGAGAGATAGGAATGTCGTCACATGGACAGTCATGATTGGTGGACATGCCCAGCATGGCGATGCCAATGATGCTTTAGAACTTTTTTCGGCCATGCTGAAGGATGAGTACTCTGTAATCCCAAATGCATATACTATATCATGTGCTCTGGTGGCTTGCGCTCGTCTGTCTAGTCTTAGGATTGGTAGACAAATTCATGCATATGTGTTACGACAAGGGTATGAACCTACAATGGTCTTTGTGGCTAACTGTCTTATTGACATGTATGCCAAATCTGGAGATGTTGATGCAGCTAGGCTTGTGTTTGATAACATGAGCCAGAGGAATACTGTGTCATGGACATCCCTGATGACTGGCTATGGAATGCATGGTCGTGGGGATGAGGCTCTCGAAGTGTTTAACATGATGAGAGGAGCAGGGCTCCCCATAGATGGGGTAACTTTTCTTGTTGTGCTATATGCTTGTAGCCACTCTGGAATGGTTGATGAGGGTATGAATTACTTCAACAATATGAAGGGGGATTTTGGAGTTGTTCCTGGGGCTGAACACTATGCCTGCATGATTGATATCTTGGGTCGTGCTGGTCGACTGGATGAAGCTATGAAGCTCACTGAACGCATGCCAATGGAACCAACCTCAGTAGTATGGGTCGCGCTGCTTAGCGCTTGTAGAGTCCATAAAAATGTGGATCTTGCCGAGCATGCTGCTGCAAAGCTGTCAGATCTGGAATCTGAAAATGATGGGACTTATACACTTCTTTCAAATATATATGCTAATGCCAAACGTTGGAAAGATGTGGCCCGGGTTAGATCTCTCATGAAACATTCTGGCATAAGGAAGAGACCTGGATGTAGTTGGGTTCAAGGAAAGAAGGAGACTGTTACATTTTTTGTGGGGGACAGATCTCATCCAATGTCTGAAAAGATATATGATCTCCTAGAAGACCTGATTCACCGTATCAAAGCAATGGGCTATATACCGGAAACAAGTTTTGCTCTTCATGATGTAGATGATGAGGAGAAAGGCGATCTTCTTGTTGAACATAGTGAAAAGCTGGCCCTTGCGTACGGCATTCTCACGTCAGCTCCTGGAGTGCCTATTAGAATAACCAAGAACCTACGAGTTTGTGGAGACTGTCATACTGCAATGACATACATCTCCAAAATCATTGAACATGAAATTATACTGAGGGACTCGAGTCGCTTCCATCATATCAAGAATGGATCTTGCTCTTGTAGAGGGTTTTGGTAG